A region of uncultured Draconibacterium sp. DNA encodes the following proteins:
- the nagB gene encoding glucosamine-6-phosphate deaminase, producing the protein MKLVIHNNYDGLSIWAANHIAERISDFEPTAEKPFVLGLPTGSTPLGTYTALIDLYKQGKVTFKNVVTFNMDEYVGIAEDHPESYHSFMFENFFNHIDIPKENINILDGNAADLDAECERYEAKIKSYGGIELFMGGMGADGHLAFNIPGSSIQSRTRLVDLNYDTIVANSRFFDNDLKQVPKQALTVGVQTVLDSNEVLVLVNGYKKARALQNVVENGINHMWTLSALQMHPNGIIVCDEDATMELKVGTVKYFKESV; encoded by the coding sequence ATGAAACTAGTAATTCATAATAACTACGATGGATTAAGCATTTGGGCTGCCAACCATATCGCCGAAAGAATTAGCGACTTTGAGCCAACAGCAGAAAAACCATTTGTACTTGGGTTACCAACCGGATCAACGCCGCTGGGAACCTACACAGCACTGATAGATTTATATAAACAAGGAAAAGTAACGTTTAAAAACGTGGTTACTTTTAACATGGACGAATACGTTGGCATTGCCGAAGATCATCCGGAAAGTTATCACAGTTTTATGTTCGAAAACTTTTTTAACCACATCGATATTCCAAAGGAAAACATCAATATTCTTGACGGAAACGCCGCCGACCTTGATGCCGAATGCGAGCGTTACGAAGCCAAAATTAAATCGTACGGAGGTATTGAGTTGTTTATGGGCGGAATGGGCGCCGATGGTCACCTGGCATTTAATATTCCGGGATCATCGATTCAGTCGCGCACCCGTTTGGTAGATCTGAATTACGACACGATTGTTGCCAACTCGCGTTTCTTCGATAACGATTTAAAGCAGGTACCAAAACAGGCTTTAACGGTTGGTGTGCAAACGGTACTCGACTCGAATGAAGTGTTGGTTTTGGTAAACGGATACAAAAAAGCCCGCGCACTGCAAAATGTAGTGGAAAACGGGATTAACCACATGTGGACATTATCGGCGCTGCAAATGCACCCGAATGGCATTATCGTTTGCGACGAAGATGCTACAATGGAACTAAAAGTTGGAACCGTAAAGTATTTCAAAGAATCAGTTTAA